A genomic segment from Actinoplanes sichuanensis encodes:
- a CDS encoding ABC-F family ATP-binding cassette domain-containing protein yields the protein MHVKAVDLAHAHDGDLLFSGLDLVLRPGDRIGVVGPNGAGKTTLLRVLAGLLTPTQGHLSISGGTRVAYVPQRLPDADGTVGAFLTAGLGELADVTATMRELEKRLADGEDLLDAYADAQERWTALQGWTAQTRLTEIRQRLDIDHLDDDLPLRAVSGGEQARLMLARALLDDPDLLLLDEPTNHLDAEGAAWLRHWLQTFPGAVLAVSHDRAFLDEVVTRIIELDGIDEQPHDYPGGGYTPYRQEKQRRWEKLLLDYEAQEKDRRRWEADIATTKAYARGTEISTPAGAAAPHIKRVARLVARKAKVRERRLRRQMASVTWIARPRTRPPLTLAFPDDTGDPGETVLKIRDLTVRDLLHHIDLDVHRGDRILITGRNGAGKTTLLNAIAGRHPDVAVLPQTDDGLRDATTVIDFFRNRVPVYVDDAETLLSGHQFDPDQWTQPVDDLSAGELRRLLLAVLVNSPSRILLLDEPTNFLDFAALDVIEEALRRYKGTLITVSHDRYFADAVGHTRHWHVAHGQVIENLRN from the coding sequence ATGCACGTCAAAGCAGTCGACCTCGCCCACGCCCACGACGGTGACCTGCTGTTCTCCGGTCTCGACCTGGTGCTGCGCCCCGGCGACCGGATCGGGGTCGTCGGCCCCAACGGCGCCGGCAAGACCACCCTGCTACGGGTGCTGGCCGGCCTTCTGACACCGACGCAGGGACACCTCAGCATCAGCGGCGGCACCCGCGTCGCGTACGTCCCGCAACGGCTGCCCGACGCCGACGGCACGGTCGGCGCGTTTCTCACCGCCGGTCTCGGCGAACTCGCGGACGTCACCGCCACCATGCGTGAGCTGGAGAAACGCCTGGCCGACGGCGAAGACCTCCTGGACGCCTACGCCGACGCGCAGGAACGCTGGACCGCCCTGCAAGGCTGGACCGCGCAGACCCGGCTCACCGAGATCCGCCAGCGCCTCGACATCGACCACCTCGACGACGACCTGCCCCTACGGGCCGTCTCCGGCGGCGAACAGGCCCGGCTGATGCTGGCCCGCGCCCTACTCGACGACCCGGACCTGCTGCTGCTCGACGAACCCACCAACCACCTCGACGCCGAAGGCGCCGCCTGGCTACGACACTGGCTGCAGACCTTCCCCGGCGCCGTCCTCGCCGTCAGCCACGACCGGGCGTTCCTCGACGAGGTCGTCACCCGCATCATCGAACTCGACGGCATCGACGAACAACCGCACGACTACCCCGGCGGCGGCTACACCCCCTACCGGCAGGAGAAACAACGCCGCTGGGAGAAACTGCTACTCGACTACGAAGCCCAGGAGAAAGACCGCCGCCGCTGGGAAGCCGACATCGCCACGACCAAGGCCTACGCCCGCGGCACCGAGATCAGCACCCCGGCCGGCGCCGCCGCCCCACACATCAAACGCGTCGCCCGGCTCGTCGCCCGCAAGGCCAAAGTCCGCGAACGACGACTACGGCGGCAGATGGCGTCGGTCACCTGGATCGCCCGGCCCCGCACCCGGCCACCGCTGACCCTCGCGTTCCCCGACGACACCGGCGATCCCGGCGAGACCGTCCTGAAGATCAGAGACCTGACCGTACGCGACCTGCTGCACCACATCGACCTCGACGTACACCGCGGCGACCGGATCCTGATCACCGGCCGTAACGGCGCCGGCAAGACCACCCTGCTCAACGCCATCGCCGGCCGGCACCCCGACGTCGCCGTACTCCCGCAGACCGACGACGGACTCCGCGACGCCACCACCGTCATCGACTTCTTCCGCAACCGGGTCCCGGTCTACGTCGACGACGCCGAAACCCTGCTGTCCGGCCACCAGTTCGACCCCGACCAGTGGACCCAGCCGGTCGACGACCTGTCCGCCGGCGAACTACGGCGACTGCTGCTGGCCGTACTGGTCAACAGCCCGTCACGGATCCTGCTACTCGACGAACCCACCAACTTCCTCGACTTCGCCGCCCTCGACGTCATCGAAGAAGCCCTCCGCCGCTACAAAGGCACCCTGATCACCGTCAGCCACGACCGGTACTTCGCCGACGCCGTCGGACACACCCGCCACTGGCATGTCGCACACGGACAGGTGATCGAGAACTTGAGAAACTGA
- a CDS encoding tyrosine-type recombinase/integrase, with product MTVQPHRIPLPATTGSATAFTEAWLANRRLSEHTRAAYRRDVDSWLTWCTGRGLDPLHASFLDVNAYARELEARPLAPASVARKLSGVSSWYDFLVKLHAVTANPVGGADRPHLDRDHSATLGLTPTEVDALLAAAARAGTRTHAMITMLADLGLRVGELVGLDLIDVGHDRGHRTVRFTGKGGKPRRRALTPGVSTALDDWLGERGPQPGPLFVTATGARVDRHAVFRLVRRLAADAGIAEADRLSPHSLRHAFATTARAEGVALEDVQDAMGHADPRTTRRYDRDRFNLDRDPAYTIAAARARRNSP from the coding sequence ATGACAGTGCAGCCGCACCGGATCCCGCTCCCGGCCACCACCGGATCGGCCACCGCGTTCACCGAAGCGTGGCTGGCCAACCGGCGGCTGTCGGAACACACCCGCGCCGCCTACCGCCGCGACGTCGACTCCTGGCTCACCTGGTGCACCGGCCGCGGCCTCGACCCGCTGCACGCGAGTTTCCTCGACGTCAACGCCTACGCCCGCGAACTCGAAGCCAGACCACTCGCCCCCGCCTCCGTCGCCCGGAAACTGTCCGGCGTCTCCAGCTGGTACGACTTCCTCGTCAAACTCCACGCCGTCACCGCGAACCCGGTCGGCGGCGCCGACCGGCCCCACCTCGACCGCGACCACTCCGCCACCCTCGGCCTGACCCCCACCGAAGTCGACGCGCTGCTGGCCGCCGCCGCCCGCGCCGGCACCCGCACCCACGCCATGATCACCATGCTGGCCGACCTCGGCCTGCGCGTCGGGGAACTCGTCGGCCTCGACCTGATCGACGTCGGCCACGACCGCGGCCACCGCACCGTCCGCTTCACCGGCAAAGGCGGCAAACCCCGCCGCCGGGCCCTGACCCCCGGCGTGTCCACGGCACTGGACGACTGGCTGGGCGAACGCGGACCACAACCCGGACCGCTGTTCGTCACCGCCACCGGCGCCCGCGTCGACCGGCACGCCGTGTTCCGGCTCGTGCGCAGGCTGGCCGCCGACGCCGGGATCGCCGAAGCCGACCGGCTGTCACCTCACTCACTGCGCCACGCGTTCGCCACCACCGCCCGCGCCGAAGGCGTCGCCCTCGAAGACGTCCAGGACGCCATGGGCCACGCCGACCCCCGCACCACCCGCCGCTACGACCGTGACCGATTCAACCTCGACCGTGACCCCGCGTACACGATCGCCGCGGCCCGTGCCCGCCGCAACAGCCCGTGA
- a CDS encoding undecaprenyl-diphosphate phosphatase, with translation MSIVEAVILGAVEGVTEFLPVSSTGHLTILEKLFGHTIDDPDITAFTVIIQSGAVLATILFLRKDILRVVPAFFKGLFNKAHRDHEDFRFGWAVLLGSIPIVIAALLFKDQIEGTLRSLWFVAGALIIWSGVMAFADHAATQVRHQEDVGWKDTLIIGVVQCMALIPGISRSGATMSAGLLRDLDRVTVTKLSFFLSIPALTGASILQGVEEADRIANGVGWTNTIVATVVSFVVAYASVTWLLKFVSKHSYSIFIFYRLALGSLLLVLLATNTIEAK, from the coding sequence ATGAGCATCGTCGAGGCGGTCATCCTCGGCGCGGTCGAAGGCGTCACGGAGTTCCTCCCGGTGTCGAGCACCGGACACCTGACGATCCTGGAGAAACTGTTCGGTCACACGATCGACGACCCGGACATCACCGCCTTCACGGTGATCATCCAGTCGGGTGCCGTGCTGGCCACCATCCTGTTCCTGCGTAAAGACATCCTCCGGGTCGTCCCGGCCTTCTTCAAAGGCCTGTTCAACAAAGCGCACCGCGACCACGAGGACTTCCGGTTCGGATGGGCCGTGCTGCTGGGCTCCATCCCGATCGTGATCGCGGCGCTGCTGTTCAAAGACCAGATCGAAGGCACCCTACGCAGCCTCTGGTTCGTCGCCGGTGCCCTGATCATCTGGTCCGGGGTGATGGCCTTCGCCGACCACGCCGCCACCCAGGTCCGCCACCAGGAGGACGTCGGCTGGAAGGACACCCTCATCATCGGTGTCGTGCAGTGCATGGCCCTGATCCCCGGCATCTCCCGCTCCGGCGCCACCATGTCGGCCGGTCTGCTACGCGACCTGGACCGGGTCACCGTCACGAAACTGTCGTTCTTCCTGTCGATCCCCGCCCTGACCGGCGCGTCGATCCTGCAGGGCGTCGAAGAGGCCGACCGGATCGCCAACGGCGTCGGCTGGACCAACACCATCGTCGCGACCGTCGTCAGTTTCGTCGTCGCCTACGCGTCGGTCACCTGGCTGCTGAAATTCGTGTCGAAACACTCCTACAGCATCTTCATCTTCTACCGGCTCGCCCTCGGCTCGCTGCTGCTGGTGCTGCTCGCCACCAACACCATCGAAGCCAAGTAG
- a CDS encoding DUF3626 domain-containing protein, producing MTPAEKALAHVRARFPHPGPAVTAPITVNFHPDRLLSDARTVIEHLAADGVYRTQYETGISNGGLGGDRPLWERRMFGDGGSRPVYGALNLPGHPDGAAPRFGSCHLRLAAHVNARATYSLGDSHTLPQILGTAATFGAVWDGLLAQVTRTGTALGVTATDPQRWRQAALAAPRSDAGRTLDDYVEAQIHGGVSITDDVTHLIADPSFRGTPHEDTLRSLGVPVRWHPGFHLQADAFPDTLRGPETAHLAREIAARYRRPVLNAEVIGRAARDGDHPQLVKYLWHILVMLGRPA from the coding sequence GTGACCCCCGCGGAGAAGGCGCTCGCCCACGTGCGGGCGCGCTTCCCGCACCCCGGGCCGGCCGTGACCGCCCCGATCACGGTCAACTTCCACCCCGACCGGCTGCTGAGCGACGCACGCACCGTCATCGAACACCTCGCCGCCGACGGCGTCTACCGCACCCAATACGAGACCGGCATCTCCAACGGCGGTCTCGGCGGAGACCGGCCGCTCTGGGAACGACGCATGTTCGGCGACGGCGGCAGCCGGCCCGTCTACGGCGCCCTCAACCTGCCCGGCCACCCCGACGGAGCGGCACCCCGCTTCGGCAGCTGCCACCTGCGACTGGCCGCGCACGTCAACGCGCGGGCCACCTACAGCCTCGGCGACAGCCACACCCTCCCGCAGATCCTCGGCACCGCCGCGACGTTCGGTGCCGTCTGGGACGGACTCCTCGCGCAGGTCACCCGTACCGGAACCGCCTTGGGGGTGACCGCCACCGACCCGCAACGGTGGCGGCAGGCCGCACTGGCCGCACCCCGCAGCGACGCCGGCCGGACCCTCGACGACTACGTCGAAGCACAGATCCACGGCGGTGTGAGCATCACCGACGACGTCACCCACCTGATCGCCGACCCGTCGTTTCGCGGCACCCCACACGAGGACACCCTGCGGTCACTGGGCGTCCCGGTCCGCTGGCACCCCGGCTTCCACCTGCAAGCCGACGCGTTCCCCGACACCCTCCGCGGCCCCGAAACCGCGCACCTGGCCCGCGAGATCGCCGCCCGCTACCGCCGACCGGTCCTGAACGCCGAGGTCATCGGCCGGGCCGCCCGCGACGGCGACCACCCCCAACTGGTGAAATACCTGTGGCACATCCTGGTCATGCTCGGCCGGCCAGCCTAG
- a CDS encoding RBBP9/YdeN family alpha/beta hydrolase has protein sequence MTRFLLVPGRGVPFPNHWSRQWARAHRDYRWAPEPPGPPYVADDRVAALQTAVAASDEPAILIAHSAGCVTVAWWARRFTGPVAAALLVTPPEGPDVPREVLPFRSIVVASRDDPHGSFAHGEQLARDWGAELFDAGPVGHLDSSSGFGPWPDGVKLVARLAGRA, from the coding sequence GTGACCCGTTTTCTGCTGGTGCCCGGCCGCGGGGTGCCGTTTCCGAACCACTGGTCGCGGCAGTGGGCGCGTGCGCATCGTGACTATCGGTGGGCGCCGGAGCCGCCCGGCCCACCGTATGTGGCCGACGATCGGGTGGCCGCGTTGCAGACCGCGGTGGCCGCCTCCGACGAGCCGGCGATCCTGATCGCGCACAGCGCCGGTTGTGTGACGGTCGCGTGGTGGGCGCGGCGGTTCACCGGGCCGGTGGCGGCGGCGTTGCTGGTGACGCCGCCGGAGGGCCCGGACGTGCCGCGGGAGGTGTTGCCGTTCCGGTCGATCGTGGTGGCCAGCCGGGATGATCCGCACGGTTCGTTCGCCCACGGTGAGCAGTTGGCCCGTGATTGGGGTGCCGAGCTGTTCGACGCCGGGCCGGTGGGTCATCTGGATTCGAGTTCCGGGTTCGGGCCGTGGCCGGACGGGGTGAAGCTGGTCGCTAGGCTGGCCGGCCGAGCATGA
- a CDS encoding class I SAM-dependent methyltransferase, which translates to MPDRKFAHPRLAAVYDTFDSDRGDLQAYEDITAELGAHHILDYGCGTGCLAVRLAATSHRVTGYDPATASLDVARAKTDTVTWVGDLDGLSGFDLVTMTGNVAQVFLTDTDWNTTLQTIFGLLRPGGHLVFETRRPEYRVWDEWAHRRSETRDVPGIGEVRHDFQLTDVRLPYVSFRDTYTFADGDVLTSDSTLRFRDRHELDAGLTAAGFRITDVRQAPDRPAMQRVFLCEKPS; encoded by the coding sequence GTGCCCGATCGGAAATTCGCCCACCCCCGGCTCGCCGCCGTCTACGACACGTTCGACAGCGACCGCGGCGACCTGCAAGCCTACGAGGACATCACCGCCGAACTCGGCGCCCACCACATCCTCGACTACGGCTGCGGCACCGGCTGCCTCGCCGTACGGCTGGCCGCCACGTCCCACCGGGTCACCGGCTACGACCCGGCCACCGCGTCGCTGGACGTCGCCCGCGCCAAGACCGACACGGTCACCTGGGTCGGCGACCTCGACGGACTGTCCGGTTTCGACCTGGTGACGATGACCGGCAACGTCGCCCAGGTGTTCCTCACCGACACCGACTGGAACACCACCCTGCAGACGATCTTCGGGCTGCTGCGCCCCGGCGGGCACCTGGTCTTCGAAACCCGCCGCCCCGAATACCGGGTCTGGGACGAATGGGCCCACCGCCGATCCGAGACCCGCGACGTCCCCGGCATCGGAGAAGTCCGACACGACTTCCAGCTCACCGACGTGCGACTGCCGTACGTGTCGTTCCGCGACACCTACACGTTCGCCGACGGCGACGTTCTCACCTCCGACTCCACTTTGCGGTTCCGGGACCGCCACGAACTCGACGCCGGCCTCACGGCCGCCGGCTTCCGCATCACCGACGTGCGCCAGGCCCCCGACCGGCCCGCCATGCAACGGGTCTTCCTCTGCGAAAAACCATCATGA